A region from the Equus asinus isolate D_3611 breed Donkey chromosome 3, EquAss-T2T_v2, whole genome shotgun sequence genome encodes:
- the LOC106823745 gene encoding zinc finger protein 709-like, whose product MHIRCHTEHKTYEYQKYGEKPYKCKECGKAFTYLTLVQSHERTHTGEKPYECKQCSKAFTCSSYLQVRERIHTGEKPYGCKKCSKAFASSSYLRIHERTHTGEKPFKCKMCGKAFISTISLATHGRTHTGGKPYECKKCGKAFASSSYFRIHGRIHTGEKPYECKKCSKVFICSCNLRVHERSHTGEKPFECKICGKAFSCNSSLSRHERIHTREKPYEFKTCSRVFTFSSSLEKHERTHTGEKTS is encoded by the coding sequence ATGCACATTAGATGTCACACTGAACATAAAACATATGAGTATCAAAAATATGGAGAGAAgccatataaatgtaaggaatgtgggaaagccttcacttATCTCACTTTAGTTCAAtcacatgaaagaactcatactggagagaaaccctatgaatgtaaacaatgtagtaaagcattcacttgttCCAGTTATCTTCAAGTACGTGAAAGAATTCATACGGGAGAGAAACCGTATGGATGTAAGAAGTGCAGTAAAGCATTCGCTTCGTCCAGTTATCTTCgaatacatgaaagaactcacactggagagaagccctttaaatgtaaaatgtgtgGTAAAGCCTTCATTTCTACCATTTCTCTCGCAACACAtggaagaactcacactggagggaaaccctatgaatgtaaaaaatgtggTAAAGCATTCGCTTCTTCCAGTTATTTTCGAATACAtggaagaattcatactggagagaaaccctatgaatgtaaaaaatgcagtaaagtaTTTATTTGTTCCTGTAATCTTCGAGTCCATGAAAgaagtcacactggagagaaaccctttgaatgtaaaATCTGTGGTAAAGCCTTCAGTTGTAACAGTTCTCTTTCaagacatgaaagaattcatacaagAGAGAAACCCTACGAATTTAAAACATGCAGTAGAGTATTCaccttttccagttctcttgaaaaacatgaaagaactcacactggagagaaaaccTCATGA